A single genomic interval of Burkholderia sp. HI2500 harbors:
- a CDS encoding acyl-homoserine-lactone synthase, protein MRTFVHEEGRLPHELAADLGRYRRRVFVEQLGWALPSANESFERDQFDRDDTVYVFARNAGGDMCGCARLLPTTRPYLLKSLFADLIAEDMPLPQSAAVWELSRFAATDDEGGPGNAEWAVRPMLAAVVECAAQLGARQLIGVTFASMERLFRRIGIHAHRAGPPKQVDGRLVVACWIDIDPQTFAALGIEPGQSARQAIAA, encoded by the coding sequence ATGCGGACCTTCGTTCACGAGGAAGGGCGGTTGCCACACGAACTTGCGGCGGATCTAGGGCGCTACCGGCGCCGTGTGTTCGTCGAGCAGCTCGGCTGGGCACTCCCGTCGGCGAACGAAAGCTTCGAGCGCGACCAGTTCGATCGCGACGATACCGTGTACGTGTTCGCGCGGAACGCCGGCGGCGACATGTGCGGATGTGCGCGCCTGCTGCCGACGACGCGCCCGTATCTGCTGAAGTCGCTGTTCGCCGACCTGATCGCCGAAGACATGCCGCTGCCGCAATCGGCCGCCGTCTGGGAGTTGTCCCGGTTTGCGGCAACCGACGACGAAGGCGGGCCGGGCAATGCCGAATGGGCCGTGCGCCCGATGCTCGCAGCCGTCGTCGAATGCGCGGCGCAGCTTGGCGCGCGGCAGTTGATCGGCGTGACGTTCGCGAGCATGGAACGGCTGTTCCGCCGGATCGGCATACACGCGCACCGCGCAGGCCCGCCGAAGCAGGTTGACGGACGTCTGGTGGTCGCGTGTTGGATCGACATCGATCCGCAAACGTTTGCCGCACTAGGAATCGAGCCGGGGCAATCCGCCCGGCAAGCCATCGCCGCCTGA
- a CDS encoding DUF4902 domain-containing protein: protein MTSPLLHSVPGPSPDGYVRLSESALAVLALDHVASGLDASLLEELRDSTIDARLAGYTEWHRPASAGVAYVTIGWDWYLERATGAFVIAGGDVRSNVMVTDATGADIGMVRTAAALAARLACIDWPAAVASALLGHNDAYHAGPTLQ, encoded by the coding sequence ATGACTTCACCTTTGCTGCACTCGGTCCCCGGCCCGTCCCCGGACGGCTACGTACGCCTGTCAGAAAGCGCACTGGCCGTGCTTGCGCTCGACCATGTCGCAAGCGGCCTCGACGCATCGCTGCTCGAGGAATTGCGCGACAGCACCATCGACGCACGCCTCGCCGGCTACACCGAATGGCATCGCCCGGCCAGTGCCGGCGTCGCTTACGTGACGATCGGCTGGGACTGGTACCTCGAACGCGCGACGGGCGCGTTCGTGATCGCAGGCGGCGACGTCCGCAGCAACGTGATGGTCACCGACGCCACGGGCGCCGACATCGGCATGGTCCGCACGGCCGCCGCGCTCGCCGCACGGCTCGCATGCATCGACTGGCCCGCCGCGGTCGCGTCGGCCCTGCTCGGGCACAACGACGCCTATCATGCCGGTCCGACGCTCCAGTGA
- a CDS encoding autoinducer binding domain-containing protein: MELRWQDAYQQFSAAEDEQQLFQRIAAYSKRLGFEYCCYGIRVPLPVSKPAVAIFDTYPNGWMAHYQAQNYIEIDSTVRDGALSTNMIVWPDVDRIEPCPLWQDARDFGLSVGVAQSSWAPRGAFGLLSIARHADRLTPAEINMLTLQTNWLANLSHSLMSRFMVPKLAPAAAVTLTAREREVLCWTAEGKTACEIGQILSISERTVNFHVNNILEKLGATNKVQAVVKAISAGLIETP; the protein is encoded by the coding sequence ATGGAACTGCGCTGGCAGGATGCCTATCAACAATTCAGCGCCGCGGAAGACGAGCAGCAGCTCTTCCAGCGGATCGCCGCCTATTCCAAGCGGCTGGGGTTCGAATACTGCTGTTACGGCATTCGCGTCCCGCTGCCCGTTTCGAAGCCCGCGGTCGCGATCTTCGATACCTATCCGAACGGCTGGATGGCGCACTACCAGGCGCAGAACTACATCGAGATCGACTCGACGGTTCGCGACGGCGCGCTCAGCACCAACATGATCGTCTGGCCGGATGTCGACCGGATCGAACCATGTCCGCTGTGGCAGGACGCACGTGATTTCGGGTTGTCGGTGGGTGTCGCGCAGTCGAGCTGGGCTCCCCGCGGTGCGTTCGGCCTGCTGAGCATCGCCCGCCATGCCGACCGGCTGACGCCGGCCGAGATCAACATGCTGACGTTGCAGACCAACTGGCTCGCGAACCTGTCGCATTCGCTGATGAGCCGCTTCATGGTGCCGAAGCTGGCGCCTGCGGCGGCCGTCACGCTGACCGCGCGCGAGCGCGAGGTGCTGTGCTGGACGGCCGAGGGCAAGACCGCGTGCGAAATCGGCCAGATCCTCAGCATCTCGGAGCGGACGGTCAACTTCCACGTCAACAACATCCTCGAGAAGCTGGGCGCGACGAACAAGGTCCAGGCGGTCGTCAAGGCCATCTCGGCCGGGCTGATCGAGACGCCCTGA
- a CDS encoding MgtC/SapB family protein, producing the protein MTFDFALRLFTAFACGVAIGLERQMRQRTAGLRTITLVASGACLFVTLGVLTGNGVAGVTQIAAYVVSGVGFLGGGVIMRDKGSIQGINTAATLWCSAAVGVLSGSGHYVPALAGTGVVLVTNTLLRSVSQAINATPVSNADLVREYQITVICLASDEVHIRTLLSNSMYAKPLSFQSLTSEDVPDQPDRLKVTATLKLHPKDQQKLEQIASRMSMEKSISSVSWTAKEAEPMME; encoded by the coding sequence ATGACTTTCGATTTCGCACTTCGTCTTTTCACCGCGTTCGCCTGCGGCGTCGCCATCGGCCTCGAGCGCCAGATGCGCCAGCGCACGGCCGGCCTGCGCACGATCACGCTCGTCGCGAGCGGCGCGTGCCTGTTCGTCACGCTCGGCGTGCTGACCGGCAACGGCGTCGCGGGCGTCACGCAGATCGCCGCCTACGTCGTGTCGGGCGTCGGCTTCCTCGGCGGCGGCGTGATCATGCGCGACAAGGGCTCGATCCAGGGCATCAACACCGCCGCGACGCTGTGGTGCTCGGCGGCCGTCGGCGTGCTGTCCGGCTCCGGTCATTACGTGCCGGCGCTCGCCGGCACCGGCGTCGTGCTGGTCACCAATACGCTGTTGCGCAGCGTCAGCCAGGCGATCAACGCGACGCCGGTATCGAACGCCGATCTCGTGCGCGAATACCAGATCACCGTGATCTGCCTGGCCTCCGATGAAGTGCACATCCGCACGCTGCTGTCGAACTCGATGTATGCGAAGCCGCTGTCGTTCCAGAGCCTCACGAGCGAGGACGTGCCCGACCAGCCGGACCGGCTGAAGGTGACTGCGACACTGAAGCTGCATCCGAAGGATCAGCAGAAGCTCGAGCAGATCGCGAGCCGGATGAGCATGGAGAAGAGCATTTCCAGCGTGAGCTGGACCGCGAAGGAAGCGGAGCCGATGATGGAGTGA
- a CDS encoding TolC family protein, whose protein sequence is MRLPEPPAASIAAAALATAVALAGCATSSIDLAPEASDRPWQPQTSAAGDIVPGPPRTSAPGSHDYTLPASPALASVSPPAALDAAHAYTLPELIDLAESANPLTRIAWNDARNAALAVGLAKTAYLPKLSATAMGGYQANHGSTSSFLGDSSSNSTVHGTISALSLQWLLFDFGGRAARVEAAEQASIASNVAFTAVHQQVIHDVTVAYYRYEAARSRALSAQQGLANADAILAASRARLKHGVGTVVELAQATQNRAQANLALVQANGTESDGYLALVSALGISPLSKPTVAALPKRPLPPSLGSSVDAIVSDAIARRPDLQGAFALEKANRAKIKAAEAAFMPKIFLSASTSYASGGTSISALPAIGDQAPTVNLNGSRYGGGVFLGVTIPLYDGGLRSAVLMQARNDAESASARLTRTKEEAVRQVVAAQNAVQTSLASHNAAKALVDAAQTSYDAALTAYRNGVGSVTDATIAQSQLLAARNAEVDSYAGALSAAAALALATGTIGSAQ, encoded by the coding sequence ATGCGCCTACCTGAACCGCCGGCCGCCTCGATCGCCGCCGCCGCCCTCGCGACCGCCGTCGCGCTGGCCGGCTGCGCGACGTCGTCGATCGATCTGGCGCCGGAGGCGTCCGACCGCCCGTGGCAGCCGCAAACGTCCGCCGCAGGCGACATCGTGCCGGGCCCGCCGCGCACGTCCGCGCCAGGTTCGCACGACTACACGCTGCCCGCGTCGCCGGCGCTCGCGTCGGTCTCGCCGCCGGCCGCGCTCGATGCCGCGCACGCGTACACGCTGCCCGAGCTGATCGATCTCGCCGAATCGGCGAACCCGTTGACCCGTATCGCATGGAACGACGCGCGCAACGCCGCGCTCGCGGTCGGCCTGGCCAAGACCGCCTACCTGCCGAAGCTGTCCGCGACGGCCATGGGCGGGTACCAGGCAAACCACGGGTCGACGTCGTCGTTCCTCGGCGACTCGTCGAGCAACTCCACCGTGCACGGCACCATCTCGGCGCTGTCGCTGCAATGGCTGCTGTTCGATTTCGGCGGCCGCGCGGCACGCGTCGAAGCGGCCGAACAGGCGTCGATCGCGTCGAACGTCGCGTTCACGGCCGTTCACCAGCAGGTGATCCACGACGTGACCGTCGCGTACTACCGCTACGAAGCCGCACGCTCGCGCGCGCTCAGCGCCCAGCAGGGCCTCGCGAACGCGGACGCGATCCTCGCGGCCTCCCGCGCGCGGCTCAAGCACGGCGTCGGCACGGTCGTCGAACTCGCACAGGCGACGCAGAACCGCGCACAGGCCAACCTCGCGCTCGTGCAGGCCAACGGCACGGAGAGCGACGGCTACCTCGCCCTCGTCTCCGCGCTCGGCATCTCGCCGCTGTCGAAGCCAACCGTCGCCGCGCTGCCGAAGCGGCCGCTGCCGCCCTCGCTCGGCTCGTCGGTCGACGCGATCGTGTCGGATGCGATCGCGCGCCGCCCCGACCTGCAGGGCGCGTTCGCGCTCGAAAAGGCCAATCGCGCGAAGATCAAGGCCGCGGAAGCCGCGTTCATGCCGAAGATCTTCCTGTCCGCGTCGACGTCGTACGCGAGCGGCGGCACGTCCATCTCCGCGCTGCCCGCGATCGGCGACCAGGCGCCGACCGTCAACCTGAACGGCAGCCGCTACGGCGGCGGCGTGTTCCTCGGCGTGACGATTCCGCTGTACGACGGCGGGCTGCGCTCGGCGGTGCTGATGCAGGCGCGCAACGACGCGGAAAGCGCCTCCGCGCGCCTCACGCGGACCAAGGAGGAAGCGGTCCGCCAGGTGGTCGCCGCGCAGAATGCGGTACAGACGAGCCTGGCGTCGCACAACGCCGCGAAGGCGCTCGTCGACGCCGCGCAGACGAGTTACGACGCGGCGCTGACCGCGTACCGGAACGGCGTCGGTTCGGTCACCGATGCGACGATTGCGCAAAGCCAGTTGCTCGCCGCCCGCAACGCGGAGGTCGACAGCTATGCCGGTGCACTGTCGGCCGCCGCCGCGCTCGCGCTTGCGACGGGAACGATCGGCTCGGCGCAGTAG